One window of the Cryptomeria japonica chromosome 7, Sugi_1.0, whole genome shotgun sequence genome contains the following:
- the LOC131041818 gene encoding uncharacterized protein LOC131041818: MADHPNIPNFQLPEEVRKFLEDDADEEVREAKNSLPLPMQNLGRLLSDMNKEIDPHPNPNVPSQFDAQQRVNANLFWALYNLHTELKNCRKEILIHRIEVLQRKIKKANKKIADAKKSKKAATTLSAARSVVEHIKGVTETFEGMGTEITTIQFASLALSTNEDVNGRFGKLTAQKKILPLKAELKGLEEHLASDEDKLRKIGNSSSSSGLDIWEEMLLPGGSK, from the coding sequence ATGGCAGACCACCCAAATATTCCAAATTTTCAGCTCCCAGAAGAAGTGAGAAAATTCTTGGAAGATGATGCAGACGAGGAAGTACGGGAGGCCAAGAATTCACTTCCACTTCCCATGCAAAACCTAGGAAGACTCCTATCAGATATGAACAAGGAAATAGATCCTCACCCCAATCCCAATGTACCATCTCAATTTGATGCTCAGCAAAGAGTCAATGCAAATCTGTTTTGGGCGTTATATAATCTTCATACAGAGTTAAAGAATTGTCGGAAAGAAATTCTGATTCACAGGATAGAAGTCctccaaagaaaaataaagaaagcaaATAAGAAAATAGCTGATGCAAAAAAAAGTAAGAAAGCAGCAACTACTCTGTCAGCTGCCAGATCAGTAGTAGAGCATATAAAAGGTGTTACAGAAACTTTTGAGGGAATGGGTACCGAGATCACAACAATACAATTCGCAAGTTTAGCATTAAGCACAAATGAGGACGTTAATGGTCGGTTTGGGAAGCTGACAGCCCAAAAGAAGATACTTCCATTGAAGGCAGAACTAAAAGGACTTGAGGAACACTTGGCATCAGATGAAGACAAGCTGAGAAAGATTGGCAATTCATCATCCTCATCAGGTTTGGACATATGGGAAGAAATGCTCCTACCAGGAGGAAGCAAATGA